One Drosophila willistoni isolate 14030-0811.24 chromosome 2R unlocalized genomic scaffold, UCI_dwil_1.1 Seg167, whole genome shotgun sequence DNA segment encodes these proteins:
- the LOC6643778 gene encoding LOW QUALITY PROTEIN: skin secretory protein xP2 (The sequence of the model RefSeq protein was modified relative to this genomic sequence to represent the inferred CDS: deleted 2 bases in 1 codon), with protein MNYTTKDRWSSFSFSVSWPKHPKKNPTNFTQLTNKSTTMKLFVFAVCVIASVAADVSHLNLGSGYNYNKPSPSFDIPSAPAPIYSAPAPAPVYSAPAPAPVYSAPAPAPVYSAPAPAPVYSAPAPAPVYSAPAPAPEYLPPVQDIPAPAPVYSAPAPAPVYSAPAPAPVYSAPAPAPVFSAPAPAPAPEYLPPVQDIPAPAPAPVYSAPAPAPVYSAPAPAPVYSAPAPAPVYSAPAPAPEYLPPVQDIPAPAPVYSAPAPAPVYSAPAPAPVYSAPAPAPVFSAPAPAPAPEYLPPVQDIPAPAPVYSAPAPAPVYSAPAPAPVYSAPAPAPEYHDIPSAPSSGYQYNVPAKRFRF; from the exons ATGAATTATACCACCAAAGATCG TTGGTCATCATTCAGCTTCAGTGTCTCTTGGCCAAAGCATCCAAAGAAAAATCCAACAAACTTTACACAACtcaca aacaaatcaaCAACAATG AAACTCTTCGTGTTTGCTGTGTGCGTCATTGCCTCCGTTGCAGCTGATGTTTCCCACTTGAACCTGGGAAGTGGAtacaactacaacaagccATCTCCATCTTTTGACATTCCATCGGCACCAGCACCTATCTATTCGGCACCTGCTCCTGCTCCAGTCTACTCTGCACCAGCTCCTGCTCCAGTTTactctgctcctgctcctgctccagTTTACTCCGcaccagctccagctccagtctactctgctcctgctcctgctccagTTTACTCTGCACCAGCCCCAGCTCCTGAGTACCTGCCTCCTGTTCAGGATATCCCAGCCCCTGCACCAGTGTACTCTGCTCCCGCTCCCGCCCCAGTTTACTCTGCACCTGCACCTGCTCCAGTCTACTCTGCCCCAGCTCCTGCCCCAGTTTTCTCGGCTCctgctccagctccagctcctgAGTACCTGCCTCCTGTTCAGGATATCCCAGCCCCTGCTCCTGCTCCAGTCTACTCTGCCCCAGCACCTGCTCCAGTCTACTCTGCCCCAGCACCTGCTCCAGTCTactctgctcctgctcctgctccagTTTACTCTGCACCAGCCCCAGCTCCTGAGTACCTGCCTCCTGTTCAGGATATCCCAGCCCCTGCACCAGTCTACTCTGCTCCCGCTCCCGCCCCAGTTTACTCTGCACCTGCTCCTGCTCCAGTCTACTCTGCCCCAGCTCCTGCTCCAGTTTTCTCGGCTCCTGCTCCAGCCCCAGCTCCTGAGTACCTGCCTCCTGTTCAGGATATCCCAGCCCCTGCACCAGTCTACTCTGCTCCCGCTCCCGCCCCAGTTTACTCTGCCCCAGCTCCTGCTCCAGTCTACTCTGCCCCAGCTCCCGCTCCAGAGTACCATGACATCCCTTCCGCCCCATCCTCTGGCTACCAGTACAATGTGCCAGCCAAGCGTTTCCGTTTCTAA